GCCGATGCCCTCGGCCGAACTAGGTCTGCGCCTGCTCATTTCCCTCCTCCCTCCCCAGGCGGGCCAGCAGGGCCAGACAGAGGAGGCAGCCCATGCCGTAGTTTAGGGGACGGGCAAAATAGGGCGGGCAAATATGGTAGCCCTCGCGGTACAACTCGCGCAGCGAAACCACCCCCTGCTCCGGTCCGGGCCGGTGGTAGCCGCTGTAGAGCTGGGCCCGCAGGTTCCGGTTCTCTTCTTCTAGACCCCAAATGCGGGAACGCAGTTCCTGGACCTCGGCCAACAAGCCGGCCAGCCGGCCCTCAATCTGGGCCAAGGCCTCCGTCAGGCTGCTCTTCAACCTGCCCCACTTCCTCCCGGGGTACTTCCACTGCGACCTTGCTCTCCTCCAGTTCTACCGTAACCGTCCCT
This Clostridia bacterium DNA region includes the following protein-coding sequences:
- a CDS encoding DNA replication initiation control protein YabA, with protein sequence MKSSLTEALAQIEGRLAGLLAEVQELRSRIWGLEEENRNLRAQLYSGYHRPGPEQGVVSLRELYREGYHICPPYFARPLNYGMGCLLCLALLARLGREEGNEQAQT